In a single window of the Thermus sp. LT1-2-5 genome:
- a CDS encoding hemin ABC transporter substrate-binding protein, whose translation MRKLAVLAWVFLAALAQPYRAVDATGKAVEVRSIERIVSLDGITTEILFAVGVGDKVVGRDDSSYYPPQVLRLPSVGYQFRLSAEGILSLKPTLVIGREDVRPPQVVDQLRQAGVAVVLVPAEPSVEGAKAKIRVVAQAVGQAERGEALVRALERDLLALRAFQTQRASPKLKGLFLYLRGPGTTFVCGEGSTPVGVMKLAGLENAAQGIRECQPMTAESVVAARPDVIVVFKKGLESVGGLEGLLKLPGVAQTPAGQKRKVVAMDDLYLGSFGPRAGRAALDLFRAAYLKEGFVEVGP comes from the coding sequence ATGAGAAAGCTGGCGGTTTTGGCTTGGGTGTTTTTGGCGGCCCTGGCCCAGCCTTACCGGGCGGTGGACGCCACCGGCAAAGCGGTGGAGGTGCGTTCGATAGAACGCATCGTCAGCCTAGACGGCATTACCACGGAGATTCTCTTCGCCGTCGGCGTGGGGGATAAGGTGGTGGGCCGGGACGACTCCAGCTACTACCCGCCCCAAGTCCTGAGGCTTCCCAGCGTGGGCTACCAGTTCCGCCTTTCCGCCGAGGGCATTCTTTCCCTCAAGCCCACCTTGGTCATCGGCCGCGAGGACGTGCGGCCGCCCCAGGTGGTGGACCAGCTCCGCCAGGCGGGGGTGGCGGTGGTCCTGGTGCCCGCAGAGCCCAGCGTGGAGGGGGCCAAGGCCAAAATCCGGGTGGTGGCCCAGGCGGTGGGCCAGGCGGAGCGGGGGGAGGCTTTGGTCCGGGCTTTGGAGCGCGATCTCCTGGCTCTCCGCGCCTTCCAGACCCAGCGCGCTTCCCCAAAGCTAAAGGGGCTTTTCCTCTACCTGCGAGGTCCGGGCACCACCTTTGTCTGCGGCGAGGGGAGCACCCCGGTGGGGGTCATGAAGCTCGCCGGTCTGGAGAACGCCGCCCAGGGCATTCGGGAGTGCCAGCCCATGACGGCGGAGAGCGTGGTGGCGGCCCGGCCGGACGTCATCGTGGTCTTCAAAAAAGGCCTGGAGAGCGTGGGGGGGTTGGAGGGGCTTCTCAAGCTTCCTGGGGTGGCCCAAACCCCGGCAGGGCAGAAGCGGAAGGTGGTGGCCATGGACGACCTTTACCTGGGAAGCTTCGGCCCTCGGGCGGGCCGAGCCGCCTTGGACCTCTTCCGGGCCGCCTACCTAAAGGAGGGGTTTGTGGAGGTGGGGCCGTGA
- a CDS encoding iron ABC transporter permease, which yields MGGSSVTKSLVFPRSRRYRLVLLVLALLLVLALLLGAGLGAYPIPPLAIPGILLKGEGVEYQVLTALRFPRVLGAALVGALLALAGAVLQGLFRNPLVDPGLIGVSSGAALGAALFIVLWPGAGVLEVYALPLFAFLGGLLATHLLWRLARTPLGVQVSVLLLSGIALNALVGAGIGLLTFLASEQELRSLTFWTLGGFSALTWRLLLAGLPLALLALFLLLPLARSLNALALGEREAFHLGVDLEALKRRAVAGAALGVGVAVALAGGVGFLGLVAPHLFRLLAGPDHRYLLPGSALLGAGLAVGADLLARTLAAPAEIPVGVVTALLGGPFFLYLVLRYKREVYRA from the coding sequence ATGGGAGGAAGTTCCGTGACCAAGAGCCTCGTTTTCCCCCGCTCCCGGCGGTACCGTTTGGTCCTCCTGGTCCTGGCCCTCCTCTTGGTCCTGGCCCTCCTTTTGGGGGCGGGGCTTGGGGCCTACCCCATCCCGCCCTTGGCCATCCCCGGCATCCTCCTAAAGGGGGAAGGGGTGGAGTATCAGGTGCTTACCGCCCTCCGCTTTCCCCGGGTCCTGGGGGCAGCCCTGGTGGGGGCGCTTTTGGCCTTGGCGGGGGCGGTGTTGCAGGGCCTCTTCCGCAACCCCCTGGTGGACCCGGGGCTCATTGGGGTGTCCTCGGGGGCGGCCTTGGGAGCAGCCCTTTTCATCGTCCTCTGGCCCGGGGCGGGGGTCCTCGAGGTCTACGCCCTTCCCCTCTTCGCCTTCTTGGGCGGACTCCTCGCCACCCATCTGCTTTGGCGCTTGGCCCGGACGCCCCTGGGGGTCCAGGTTTCCGTGCTCCTCCTCTCGGGCATCGCCCTGAACGCCTTGGTGGGGGCAGGGATCGGCCTCCTCACCTTTTTGGCGAGCGAGCAGGAGCTCCGTAGCCTCACCTTTTGGACCCTTGGGGGCTTTTCCGCCCTTACCTGGCGCCTTCTTTTGGCTGGGCTGCCCTTGGCCCTCCTCGCCCTTTTCCTCCTCCTTCCCCTGGCCCGTTCCCTGAACGCCTTGGCCCTGGGGGAACGGGAGGCCTTCCACCTGGGGGTGGACCTCGAGGCCCTGAAGCGCCGGGCGGTGGCGGGGGCTGCCCTAGGGGTGGGGGTGGCGGTGGCCCTGGCGGGCGGGGTGGGGTTCCTGGGTTTGGTGGCGCCCCATCTCTTCCGCCTCTTGGCGGGGCCCGACCACCGCTACCTCCTTCCGGGATCGGCCCTTTTGGGCGCGGGGCTCGCCGTGGGGGCGGACCTTCTCGCCCGTACCCTGGCCGCCCCTGCGGAAATCCCCGTGGGGGTGGTGACCGCCCTCCTCGGGGGGCCCTTCTTCCTTTACTTGGTCCTGCGTTACAAGCGGGAGGTGTACCGTGCTTGA
- a CDS encoding ATP-binding cassette domain-containing protein — protein sequence MLEAKNLGYRVGERWLVKGVDLAVRGGEFLAVLGPNGSGKTTLLRLLSGELRPSQGEVWLQEQPLAAYTPERLAQVRAVLSQNREMGFPYTAYEVAFLGRLPHLWGRREGLEDHAKVEAALGRAQAAGFKERLFPSLSGGEAMRVEVARLLAQEARLFLLDEPTNHLDPRYALELLCLFRALAYEGSAVVAVLHDLNLAGLFADRILLLKDGRPVAYGEPQAVLHPGLLEDVYEVSFHALGQPGTFRFLLPVPKEVVRGA from the coding sequence GTGCTTGAGGCGAAAAACCTAGGGTATCGCGTGGGGGAACGGTGGTTGGTAAAGGGCGTGGACCTCGCCGTGCGCGGGGGGGAGTTCCTGGCCGTCCTCGGCCCCAACGGGAGCGGCAAGACCACGCTCCTTCGCCTGCTTTCGGGGGAGCTCCGCCCCTCCCAGGGGGAGGTGTGGCTCCAGGAGCAGCCCTTGGCCGCCTACACCCCGGAGCGCCTGGCCCAGGTGCGGGCGGTGCTTTCCCAAAACCGGGAGATGGGCTTTCCCTACACCGCCTACGAGGTGGCCTTTCTGGGGCGGCTTCCCCACCTTTGGGGTAGACGGGAGGGACTGGAGGACCACGCCAAGGTGGAGGCGGCTTTAGGGCGGGCCCAGGCCGCAGGCTTTAAGGAGCGGCTCTTCCCCAGCCTTTCCGGGGGCGAGGCCATGCGGGTGGAGGTGGCCAGGCTTCTCGCCCAGGAGGCCCGCCTTTTCCTCTTAGACGAGCCCACCAACCACCTGGACCCCCGCTATGCCCTGGAGCTCCTTTGCCTTTTTCGGGCCCTGGCCTACGAGGGAAGCGCGGTGGTGGCGGTGCTCCATGACCTGAACCTGGCGGGGCTTTTCGCCGACCGGATTCTCCTCCTCAAAGACGGCAGGCCCGTGGCCTACGGGGAGCCCCAAGCCGTGTTGCACCCGGGGCTTTTGGAGGACGTCTACGAGGTTTCTTTCCACGCCCTGGGACAACCGGGGACTTTCCGCTTCCTCCTTCCCGTGCCCAAGGAGGTGGTCCGTGGAGCCTGA
- a CDS encoding iron-siderophore ABC transporter substrate-binding protein, protein MRTKTLFVSFLVSLALAQGSCPGGRVPHDLGEVCLPKTPARVAALDWRPLEDLLLLGVQPVAGADLADFPKWVRMELPQGIQDVGGRMSPSLERLAALKPDLVLGYTGFQGRFYPELSRIAPTALYDYLPSQGQLAAMRRHFLLHARLVGKEREGERILSDLDRFLRERAEELGRKGLSGRSFLLVQAWAREKVYNVFTRDTLASELLEALGLKNAWTGKAEAYGLSRVGPEGLVRLVRDNPGVLVFLVAQPENNPLSDPAVGPLLRLNRARVLPLAPNTWTYGGPHSARVLVEEVWRSVGGGQ, encoded by the coding sequence ATGCGGACGAAAACACTTTTTGTGAGCTTTCTGGTTTCCTTGGCCTTAGCGCAGGGGTCCTGTCCGGGCGGGCGGGTGCCCCACGACTTGGGGGAGGTTTGCCTGCCCAAGACCCCAGCGCGGGTGGCGGCGCTGGACTGGCGGCCTTTGGAAGACCTTCTCCTCCTAGGAGTGCAGCCCGTGGCGGGGGCAGATCTGGCGGATTTCCCCAAGTGGGTGAGGATGGAGCTTCCCCAGGGGATCCAGGATGTGGGAGGGCGCATGAGCCCGAGCTTGGAGCGCCTGGCCGCCCTTAAGCCCGATCTGGTCTTGGGCTACACGGGCTTTCAGGGGCGGTTCTACCCCGAGCTTTCCCGCATCGCCCCCACGGCGCTATACGACTATCTCCCCTCCCAGGGACAACTTGCCGCCATGCGGCGGCACTTCCTCCTTCACGCCCGCTTGGTAGGGAAGGAACGGGAAGGGGAGAGGATCCTTTCCGATTTGGACCGCTTCCTGCGGGAGCGGGCGGAGGAGCTTGGGCGCAAGGGGCTTTCCGGTAGGTCCTTCCTCTTGGTCCAGGCCTGGGCCCGGGAGAAGGTCTACAACGTCTTCACCCGGGACACCCTGGCTTCCGAGCTCCTGGAGGCCCTGGGCCTGAAGAACGCCTGGACCGGAAAGGCAGAGGCGTATGGGCTTTCTCGAGTGGGTCCTGAGGGACTAGTGCGTTTGGTGCGCGACAACCCGGGCGTGCTCGTCTTTCTCGTTGCCCAGCCCGAGAATAACCCCCTGAGCGACCCAGCGGTGGGTCCCCTGCTCCGGCTAAATCGGGCTCGGGTGCTGCCCCTGGCCCCGAACACCTGGACCTACGGGGGCCCCCATTCCGCCCGAGTCCTGGTGGAAGAGGTCTGGCGTAGCGTGGGGGGTGGCCAATGA
- a CDS encoding imelysin family protein, whose product MRRFAVGLLFLAAAFAQGFRADLRAQVEPLLGELVQNARLLAQAARAYAEAPTLEGLNRLRVLWHLAREPWEVLEAFAFGPVGDFDPYLDTWPVSPEDLRRTLGKPVEDLPPEVRGFHALEYLLYQEPARTPEAARHLALLAEDLAQKASRMREAYLAYLEEASETDLTLELYAASLELAEELFAEKLKNPESPYAQRSAQDYRANVRGLLQAFALLPLPGPVWALALDLERAVAALPSPLEGNWDHPQVALAIARAQDLHRALAQAPVGDAGERALLWLRTFREEYLVEGEVDEGLAALEGLRAALAGMPQEEEALKLVVALEAKVRAQAPAEEVEPLLRALEALFR is encoded by the coding sequence ATGAGGCGCTTTGCTGTAGGACTGCTTTTCCTCGCCGCGGCCTTCGCCCAGGGGTTTAGGGCGGACCTTCGGGCCCAGGTGGAGCCCCTCCTTGGAGAGCTTGTTCAAAATGCCCGGCTTCTGGCCCAGGCGGCCCGCGCCTATGCGGAAGCCCCCACCCTCGAGGGCCTGAACCGGCTCCGGGTCCTTTGGCATCTGGCCCGGGAGCCTTGGGAGGTGTTGGAAGCCTTCGCCTTTGGGCCTGTGGGCGACTTTGATCCGTATCTGGACACCTGGCCCGTAAGCCCAGAGGACCTCCGGCGCACCTTGGGGAAGCCTGTGGAGGACCTGCCCCCTGAGGTTCGGGGCTTCCACGCCCTGGAATACCTCCTTTACCAGGAGCCTGCCCGCACCCCAGAGGCCGCCCGCCATCTGGCCCTGTTGGCGGAGGATCTGGCCCAGAAGGCTTCCCGTATGCGGGAGGCTTACTTGGCCTATTTGGAGGAAGCCTCCGAGACGGATTTGACCCTGGAGCTCTACGCCGCAAGCCTGGAACTCGCCGAGGAGCTTTTCGCCGAAAAGCTCAAGAACCCGGAAAGCCCGTACGCTCAGCGCTCGGCCCAGGATTACCGGGCCAATGTCCGGGGTCTCCTCCAAGCCTTCGCCTTGCTTCCCCTACCGGGCCCGGTCTGGGCCTTGGCCCTGGACCTGGAGCGAGCGGTAGCGGCCCTGCCGAGCCCCTTGGAGGGCAACTGGGACCACCCCCAGGTAGCCTTGGCCATAGCCAGAGCCCAAGACCTCCATCGCGCCCTGGCCCAGGCCCCGGTGGGCGATGCGGGAGAGCGGGCCCTCCTTTGGCTCCGCACCTTCCGGGAGGAGTACCTGGTGGAGGGGGAGGTGGATGAGGGGCTAGCAGCCTTGGAGGGCCTTAGGGCCGCCCTGGCGGGGATGCCCCAGGAGGAGGAGGCGCTAAAGTTGGTGGTGGCCCTCGAGGCCAAGGTGCGGGCTCAAGCCCCCGCAGAGGAGGTGGAGCCTTTGCTCCGGGCCTTGGAGGCCCTCTTCCGCTAG
- a CDS encoding di-heme oxidoredictase family protein, whose translation MRRFLWLALFLLGALPARYWVQDASSRAFGHPLPGLTSEALEAFRRGDQAFNRIFVREDGLGPLFVHQSCAGCHVRDGRGRLAFEGRSEALVRARALDGTAPHPRFGVQLQDHALPGYPPEGQVLLRWEEAVGRYPDGTPYRLRRLSLEVLDPSGRPVPGRYSLRLAPPVFGGGLLEAVPESALLASQDPEDRDGDGVSGRVARLAGGEVGRFGWKAGVASLKEQAALAYREDMGLSTPLFPDEGGIEVGEAELEAVVAYLKLLAVPAPRHGPEALRGRRLFAQIGCATCHQPSLAGLPAYTDLLLHDMGPGLDDGVAEGDAAPAEWRTPPLWGIGLTRKVLGEELYLHDGRARTLEEAILWHGGEAEGAKRRFMALSKEDREALLRFLEGL comes from the coding sequence GTGCGCCGCTTTCTTTGGCTTGCCCTTTTCCTTCTCGGCGCCCTTCCCGCCCGCTACTGGGTGCAGGACGCTTCCTCTCGGGCCTTCGGCCACCCCCTGCCTGGGCTTACCTCCGAGGCTCTGGAGGCCTTTCGCCGAGGGGACCAAGCCTTCAACCGCATCTTCGTGCGGGAGGACGGCTTGGGCCCCCTCTTTGTGCACCAATCCTGCGCCGGGTGCCACGTGCGGGACGGGCGGGGGCGCCTCGCCTTCGAGGGACGTAGCGAGGCCTTGGTGCGCGCCCGTGCCCTCGATGGGACCGCCCCCCACCCCCGCTTCGGGGTGCAGCTCCAGGACCACGCCCTGCCAGGCTACCCACCGGAGGGCCAGGTCCTCCTCCGCTGGGAGGAAGCGGTGGGGCGCTATCCCGATGGGACCCCTTATCGGCTCAGGCGCCTTAGCCTGGAGGTCCTGGACCCCTCGGGGAGGCCGGTTCCGGGCCGGTATAGCCTCCGCCTGGCTCCACCCGTCTTCGGCGGGGGGCTTCTGGAGGCGGTGCCGGAAAGCGCCCTTCTCGCCTCGCAAGACCCGGAGGACCGGGATGGGGACGGGGTTTCGGGAAGGGTGGCCCGCCTGGCTGGGGGTGAGGTGGGCCGTTTTGGGTGGAAGGCGGGGGTGGCAAGCCTAAAGGAGCAGGCCGCCTTGGCCTACCGGGAGGACATGGGCCTTTCCACGCCCCTTTTCCCCGATGAAGGGGGGATAGAGGTGGGGGAGGCGGAGTTGGAGGCGGTGGTCGCCTACCTCAAGCTCCTGGCGGTGCCCGCTCCCCGCCACGGGCCGGAGGCCCTAAGGGGAAGGCGCCTTTTCGCCCAAATCGGTTGCGCCACCTGCCACCAACCGAGCCTGGCCGGGCTTCCCGCCTACACCGATCTCCTCCTCCACGACATGGGCCCGGGATTGGACGACGGCGTGGCCGAGGGGGACGCCGCCCCTGCCGAATGGCGCACCCCGCCCTTATGGGGGATTGGCCTCACCCGGAAGGTGCTTGGGGAGGAGCTCTACCTTCACGATGGGCGGGCGCGGACCCTCGAGGAGGCCATTCTTTGGCACGGGGGTGAGGCGGAAGGGGCCAAGCGCCGCTTCATGGCCCTTTCCAAGGAGGACCGCGAGGCCTTGCTTCGCTTTCTGGAGGGGTTGTAG
- a CDS encoding acyl-CoA thioesterase, whose amino-acid sequence MVYPVFPGETNHYGTLFGGTAMAWMDQAAFVAASRHARRKVVTVHADAVDFRHPVPQGSIVELVARVVEVGRSSMRVEVEMWVEPLEAGREPYLAARGGFVLVALDEAGRPTPVPPLERG is encoded by the coding sequence ATGGTGTACCCCGTGTTCCCAGGAGAGACCAACCATTACGGGACGCTTTTCGGCGGCACCGCCATGGCCTGGATGGACCAAGCGGCCTTCGTGGCGGCGAGCCGCCACGCCCGGCGCAAGGTGGTCACGGTGCACGCCGACGCCGTGGACTTCCGCCATCCCGTGCCCCAGGGCTCCATCGTGGAGCTGGTGGCCCGGGTGGTGGAGGTGGGGCGGAGCTCCATGCGTGTGGAGGTGGAGATGTGGGTGGAGCCCCTCGAGGCGGGCCGAGAGCCCTATCTGGCCGCCCGGGGTGGGTTTGTGTTGGTGGCGTTGGACGAGGCGGGCCGGCCCACCCCGGTTCCTCCTTTGGAGAGGGGGTAA